The Panacibacter microcysteis DNA window TGAATTTGTTGCCCATCTGCCAAAAACGATCAGCGGCAAAATAAGACGGGTAGAATTACGTGGCATAGAAGCGGAACGGAAATTGCAACAGCAGGTTATTGACAATGAATTTTATTTCAACACCGGCAAATGAACACTGTAAGGGTGGTTACACAAGTCACGATACACCGCTACACCTGCAGGTAAATTTGTAAAAACGTTAGCTATGGCAACAGTTAAACTTACAACACAGGGCTTTAAAGATGATATCTTCAATTACGAAACATCTGCAGACTGGTCGTACAAAGGCACCTTACCTGCAATCATTGATTTTTATGCAGACTGGTGCGGCCCATGCAAAATGGTAGCACCAATATTAGAAGAACTTTCCAATGAATACGAAGGCCGGTTGGTGATTTATAAAGTAGATACAGAAACCGAAGAAGAGCTGTCAGCAGTGTTTGGTATTCAGAGTATACCTTCCCTGTTGTTCATACCGGCAGAAGGCGAACCGATGATGCAGCCCGGCGCCCTTCCAAAGCATGTCTTTAAAAAAGTGATCGAAGAAAAATTACTGGCTACAGCAGGCGGTTAAACGTAATACTAAAAACACATGATGATAAAAAGCCCTTTGGGGCTTTTTTGTTTGTAGGCACCGGGCTTTCACCTTTCCATGCAGCATCGTTGCGTCGCACACTTGTACTGTGACAGCATGGCTCAGCAAAGCGAAGACCAAAGCGAAGACCAAGAAAAATACCTGCTCTGTGACTTATGTCATATTCAGGGTATTCACCGCTCCGGATATTTGCATTCATAAAGTTGATTTTATTAATGCTTTACGTTGGTTTGAGGTTACAGGGAAGGCCTTTGCCTTCCCTCTTTAAAACAAACATCATTATGAACTTACAGCAGCTACTACAAGATCCTGCATCGAAAATCATCGATGTACGCAGCGCCGGGGAATTTAATGCGGAGCACATCAATGGTGCAATCAATATACCGCTCGACCAGGTGCCGGCCCGCACAGCCGAACTTGAGAAACTCGGTAAGGCACCCATCATATTCTACTGCAGAAGTGGTAACCGCAGCGGCATGGCTGTTGACTTTTTACAACAGCTCGGCTATAGTAATGTTTACAATGGCGGCAGTATCGACTATCTAAAACGCTTATTAAACTAATACATTATGATAGCATTCTTAAAGACATTATTCGGCATGCAGCCCGTTGATTACAAACAACTGTATACAGATGGTGCGGTTATTGTAGATGTACGTACGCCGGCAGAATACAAAGCCGGTCACGTTAAAGGTTCCATCAATATACCGCTTGATAGTATAAGATCTAAATCAACAGACTTAAAAAAAAGAAACAGGGCCGTTATTACCTGTTGTCAAAGTGGCGGCAGAAGCAGCCTTGCAAAGCGTGTTTTACAATCTGCAGGTGTGGAATGCTACAACGGCGGCTCATGGAACGCGCTTCAAAAAAAACTGAGTTAATCAGTTTGCTGCCGGCATCGTCCATTCAAAAAAATATCATGACTTATAAAACAATAATGCAGCTTACTTCCGGCGATGCCGACGTTTTTAAAAGCGCGGTATCGCAGTTGAATAACCTGATGAAAGCTTTGCCCGGCGCTGTAGAGATTGAACTGGTGTGTCATGGCAGAAGCTTTCCTTTTTTGTTAAAAGAAAACAACCTCTACCTTCCGCTGCTCAATCAGCTGGTGTGTAATAAAGTGGCTGTCGTTGCCTGCGAAAATATGTTGCAGACAAACAATATCCAGGCTGCTCAACTGGCTGCCGGTGTTAGTACTGTCCGCGCCGCTATAGCAGAAATCGTCGTAAAGCAACACCAGGGCTGGAGTTACATTAAAGCCGGTTTCTAACGATCGGAAAGCAAAAAATGTAGTGTTTCCCGGCCAAAGTCGTTGCCGGAGAATGATGATAATCATGTTGCCAACAATCGCACCGCTATACCTTTGCGCAAAAATCAAGGAATGCGGTTACCAGATAATTATGTTTCCCCAAAAGAAGCCCTCGCTGTTATTCAATCCAATCAAAGAGTTTTTATCCATGGCAGTGCACATACACCAACTTATTTACTGAAACATCTTGCAAAGGAGGCAGACAGGCTCGAGCATGTAGAAGTTGTATGCATCAGCGTTTATGGAGAGCTCGAAATAGACAAGCCGGTTTACCGGAACAACTTTCATGTCAATTCTTTGTTTGTTTCCGCTTCTGTCAGGAACGCGGTAAAGACAGGCAATGCTGATTATGTTCCTATTTTTTTAAGTGAAATACCAGAGCTTTTCAAACAACGTGTTTTGCCCATCGATGTTGCTATTGTGCATGTATCGGTACCCGATGAGCATGGCTATTGTTCGCTTGGTACATCGGTAGATATTGCACGCAGCGCGGTAAATACAGCAACCTATATTATTGCACAGGTTAATCCCAACGCACCAAGAACACATGGCGATGGTATGATACACATGAGCCGCTTCCACGCCATGGTCTATTGCGAAGACGCTTTGCACGAAACAAACTTTACAGAAAAATGTGGCCCCGAAACCGAAAAGATCGGTGCGTTGATTGCAGCACTTATCGATGATAAAAGCACGATACAAATGGGCATCGGCGCGATACCTGATGCGGTTTTACAATGCCTGCACAACCACAAAGACCTCGGTGTACATACCGAAATGTGCTCTGATGGCATCATCGATCTTTGTGAAAAAGACGTGATCAACAACAAATACAAAAAGATCCATCCCAACAAATCTGTTTCTTCCTTTGCGCTTGGCTCAAAGCGATTGTATGATTATGTAAACAACAATCCATCATTCGCATTTCTGGATATAGATTATGTAAACGATCCGCACATCATACGCCGCAACAACAAAATGGTAGCCATAAACAGCGCCATAGAGATAGATATCACCGGCCAGGTATGCAGTGATTCTATCGGTACCACACAATTTTCAGGCGTTGGCGGCCAGATGGATTTTATGCGTGGCGCCGCGCTGAGTGAAGGAGGCAAGCCAATTATCGCCATTCCCTCCAGGACAAATAAAGGTATTGCACGCATTGTACCCATGTTAAAGCCCGGGGCCGGCGTTGTTACCACAAGAGCGCATGTACATTTTGTGGTTACGGAATATGGCGTGGTAAACCTATGGGGAAAAAACCTCCGGCAGCGTGCAAAAGCATTGATCAGTATTGCAAACCCCGAAGATCGTGAAACACTTGACAGGGCTTATTTTGAGCGCTTTACCAATTAAGAGAAAAAATTGTATGTACCCGGCATTTGTATGGCTATTGAGCGTCCCTTGCGTCGGAAACAACTACCAATAAGGGACAAGTATATAACGTAGCCGCAAAAAAAACTTATTTACGTTATAAAGGTTAATTCTTATTTGTTAGTTGATACGGAATGACTGAACATGAAGCAAATATGTCAAAGATTTACCGCCGTATATTAATATTAGTGATTGTTCAAACTACTGTAACAGTGGGAGCATTACTGATAAAATTGCTGCAATAGTTCCTATGATAACAATCCAAAAAGTCCATCTTGCTATTGTTTCATTTTTCTTTTCTGCTGCCATCTGGTCTAATAAGAACTTATATTTATTTCTTCCTGCTATTGTAATTTTATTCCCTTGTTCTTCCCTGTCATTGACAACAAATATCCCTTCATCTATTAGCCCTCTGTTGTTCATCTCATTTGTAATTTCATGCTCTAATCCTACACCTGCTTCGCTTGCTTTAGCTCTAAAATCCCAATAGCTCAAATAACCATTATTATCAATCAACAATTTTAGAATGTCATAATCTTGCTTTTCTTCACAAGTCATTTTTTATTGATTTTACTATTCTTTATAGGTGTATTAGCAGCCTTTTTAATTAGCTGTTCAAATGACATATCTATGTGCAAAGGCTGTTCGGGTAATTGCTTAGTATTAGTTTTTTTCGTTTTTTTAGATTTCATAATTAAAGCCATTGAGATGGTTTCGTAAAAGATTTTCCGTCTTTACTTATAGTATCTTCCATTATTGCGGCATCAAATTTTTTCGGATTGTTTTCTAAGAAAACAACAGGTTTGCACAAATTAATTAAATCCATAGATGTTCTAAAAGGGGGAAAATATATTTTAAACTGTTTATCGGGAAAGTTTTGTTTTATACATTCAATGGTGGGAATTAAATCACTATCAGCAGTAACTAATATCAATTTATCAGCATTATTTTTAAAGCAATCTAATAACATGTGACAAGAAATATTTACATCAGTTCTTTTTTCTTCAGGCACTTGAAAAGGCGAACCACAAATTTTACAACCTACAGTTTTATCAATATATTTCCCTTTAATAATTTCAAACTTTTCTTGATTAATTAGCGAGTTTGCAGCGAAGAGTGTAGCCTGTCTGCTTCGTTTGTACGGGTTTTGAGGTGGAGCGGTAAAGTATTTGACTTTTACTAACTCTTGGGTATCTGGTAAAAATTGTGAGCAAAATTTTACAAAGTCAATCCAATAATATCGTTTCCAAACCGCATCTTTTTTGCATTTGTCTTTTAAGCCATTGTAGAAGTTGAAACCATCGAAATAGAAAATCACCTTTTTCATATGGGTAATAAAGGTAATAAAAAAAGCTGCCAGAGGCAGCAGAACTATATTACTGAGAATATAGTGGGGCGTGTTCGGGTGCAAATATAAACATATTATGTGGATAATAAAACATCTCGTGTATTAATTACAATAATTTGACAAATTGTCAACAATGTGTTAAGTGACTGTAATTCATATAAATATTATTTCTTGCCTGTAAGTGTTTTATAATCTAATCTACCTTCTATAAGACCTAATGACATTTTGAATCTATCAGCGTCTTTAATCTTTCTGCTATTGTATCTAAATGCAAATTCATCACAATATCTTTCAAGGTGTTTAATACTTACCTGATGGTATATTCCTATAATACCACGTTTAAGCAAACCAAATGCACCTTCAACGCTATTAGTATGAAATTGTCCTCTTACAAATTCTTCTTGTAAGTGATTTACAACTTCATGCGCCGTATATTCTTTATCTAATCCTTTATAAGAAATAAGACTATCAGTAATAACTGTTGCTTTCTTATTGATATGTTTTCTAACCATACCTTTTAGTGTTTCCTTACTACTATCAATAACTTTGAAAACTACTTTGTTTTCACGTTCTAATAAGCCCATAACACCAGTTTTATTTTCTGTATGGCTTCTATTTTCAACGTGTGCTTTATTACGTATTGATTTGTGTTTATTCTTCATTTTGCCGCCAATGTATGTCTCATCTACTTCACAGATATTATTTAATTCAACTGGTTCTTTATCTCTCATCATTTCACGTAATCTATGTATCATAAACCAGCTTGCTTTTTGGCTTACACCAATATCTTTTGCTAATTGGTAGCTACTAATGCCTTTCTTATGTGCTGTAACTAAATAACAAGCCATGAACCATTTGTTTAAGGGTATATTACTCGCTTCAAATATTGTCCCTACTGTTACACTAAACTTCTTATAACATGCAGATGAGCCACATTTATATCTTTTACCACCTTCAATGTTATAACACTTACCATAACCGCAATAAGGGCATATAGCTTTACCATCCTGCCATCTACAATCCGCTAAATACTTTCTACATGTAGCATCATCGGGCATTGTCGCAATAAGTTCATGTAAGTTTTTAAACATGGTTATTATTATTTAAATTGTAGTTTCAAAACGACCATCTAAAACAAATGAATATGAAAAATGAGTTTAAAATAGGAGATGTTGTAGTATTTAAATCGGGTAGCCCAAAATTTACAATCAGTGGAATTGAGAATAATTTAGTTTCTATTATCTATTGGAATGGAACAGATATAAAAACTAATGGGTGGTTTGATTATGCCTTAACGAAAGTCGAATAAGGCAAATAATTTTTCGTTCAATTGAATTAAAGACATCTCATTTAGGGAATACTTAGATGCTATTTCTAAGCAGCGAATTTTTGCATCTATTTTTTTTAACTCTAATTCAATTTCTAACTCTTGTCCCTTATTAGTTGTTAGTGCCCTTGCGTCGCACTCTTGTACTGTAAAATCATGAGCAGCAAACGCGAAGACCGAAGCGTAGCAATAAGGTAATTTATTGCGCTCTCTTACTATACCGCAAGATAACCGCCATCAACTGCGTAATAGTTTCCTGTTACAAAAGATGCTTTGTCACTGCTGAGCCATATTACCAGTTCTGCAACTTCTCCTGCTTCGCCCAGTCTTCCTGCGGGGTGCATCTGTACCAGTGCCTTTTTTACATTTTCATCCAATGCACTCAATAATGGGGTATTGATAAATGCCGGGCCCACCACATTTACCCGAATGCCCTGTTTGGCATATTCCACTGCTGCATTCTGAGACAACCCCACCACACCATGCTTTGCTGCCACATACGCCGCTGAATTGGCAAAGGCAACTTTACCGAGAATGGAAGACATATTTACGATAACGCCGGAACCCTGCCTCGTCATTTGCTGCAGCTCGTATTTCATACAATAAAATACACTGTTGAGATTTACGTTGATCACCTTATGCCATGCTTCCAGGCTCATATCTGCAACAGGGTTTATTTCTCCGCCAATGCCTGCATTATTGAACGCTATATCCACCGCGCCGTACTTTTCTGCGGATTTCCTGATCAGCATTTCGCATGCTGCCGCATCACTTACATCTGCCTGTATAAAATGAGCCTGCCCTCCTGCTGCTTCAATTGCGGCCACAGTTGCTGTGCCACCGGCTTCCTGTATGTCTGATACAATCACTTTAGCGCCATACCTGGCATACAATACCGCCGCCGCCTCTCCTATGCCGGAACCGGCGCCGGTTACGACTGCTACTTTACCATTAAAAATGTTTTCCATACTGAATAGTTGATACCACAACTTGTTTAAGCATTAAAGGTACCAACACCTTCCGGCCAAGATGCTGATGAATATCAGCTAAAGCAATATAACCGGGAATAACAAGCCTGCTAATAACAGATGCTGTGGCACCCGGAACTGTTGCGTAAAGCTTTACAGTACAAGAGTGCGACGCAACGGATGCCCGGATGCAGTACTGCAGCCGGGCTCACAATGATCAACATGACCAACCTCACACGCCGGTATGACCACTGATATTGTTTTACGCTTTTGACCAATATTATATTTGATATGACATTTAAAACACATAAACAAAGGAGGATATTATGGCAACCCAGGCATTAGCTAAACTCAATGAAAGAATGCCATCAATATTTGATGAATTCTTTAAACCATGGAATGCATGGTTTGATAACGGCATGGCCAACCGTGCCTTCAATCTACCGGCTGTAAACATTACAGAAGCACCGGATGAATACATTGTATCGCTTGCTGCACCCGGCCTGAAGAAAGAAGATTTTAAAATTGATGTAAGCGGCAACATGCTTACCATAAGCAGCGAAAAAGAAGAGAATAAAGAAGAAAAGGGCAAAAAGTTTAACCGCAGAGAATACAATTATGCTTCGTTTAGCAGGAGTTTT harbors:
- the trxA gene encoding thioredoxin, which produces MATVKLTTQGFKDDIFNYETSADWSYKGTLPAIIDFYADWCGPCKMVAPILEELSNEYEGRLVIYKVDTETEEELSAVFGIQSIPSLLFIPAEGEPMMQPGALPKHVFKKVIEEKLLATAGG
- a CDS encoding rhodanese-like domain-containing protein, whose translation is MNLQQLLQDPASKIIDVRSAGEFNAEHINGAINIPLDQVPARTAELEKLGKAPIIFYCRSGNRSGMAVDFLQQLGYSNVYNGGSIDYLKRLLN
- a CDS encoding rhodanese-like domain-containing protein, with protein sequence MIAFLKTLFGMQPVDYKQLYTDGAVIVDVRTPAEYKAGHVKGSINIPLDSIRSKSTDLKKRNRAVITCCQSGGRSSLAKRVLQSAGVECYNGGSWNALQKKLS
- a CDS encoding DsrE family protein is translated as MTYKTIMQLTSGDADVFKSAVSQLNNLMKALPGAVEIELVCHGRSFPFLLKENNLYLPLLNQLVCNKVAVVACENMLQTNNIQAAQLAAGVSTVRAAIAEIVVKQHQGWSYIKAGF
- a CDS encoding acetyl-CoA hydrolase/transferase family protein, which produces MRLPDNYVSPKEALAVIQSNQRVFIHGSAHTPTYLLKHLAKEADRLEHVEVVCISVYGELEIDKPVYRNNFHVNSLFVSASVRNAVKTGNADYVPIFLSEIPELFKQRVLPIDVAIVHVSVPDEHGYCSLGTSVDIARSAVNTATYIIAQVNPNAPRTHGDGMIHMSRFHAMVYCEDALHETNFTEKCGPETEKIGALIAALIDDKSTIQMGIGAIPDAVLQCLHNHKDLGVHTEMCSDGIIDLCEKDVINNKYKKIHPNKSVSSFALGSKRLYDYVNNNPSFAFLDIDYVNDPHIIRRNNKMVAINSAIEIDITGQVCSDSIGTTQFSGVGGQMDFMRGAALSEGGKPIIAIPSRTNKGIARIVPMLKPGAGVVTTRAHVHFVVTEYGVVNLWGKNLRQRAKALISIANPEDRETLDRAYFERFTN
- a CDS encoding NYN domain-containing protein, with product MKKVIFYFDGFNFYNGLKDKCKKDAVWKRYYWIDFVKFCSQFLPDTQELVKVKYFTAPPQNPYKRSRQATLFAANSLINQEKFEIIKGKYIDKTVGCKICGSPFQVPEEKRTDVNISCHMLLDCFKNNADKLILVTADSDLIPTIECIKQNFPDKQFKIYFPPFRTSMDLINLCKPVVFLENNPKKFDAAIMEDTISKDGKSFTKPSQWL
- a CDS encoding IS1595 family transposase; the protein is MFKNLHELIATMPDDATCRKYLADCRWQDGKAICPYCGYGKCYNIEGGKRYKCGSSACYKKFSVTVGTIFEASNIPLNKWFMACYLVTAHKKGISSYQLAKDIGVSQKASWFMIHRLREMMRDKEPVELNNICEVDETYIGGKMKNKHKSIRNKAHVENRSHTENKTGVMGLLERENKVVFKVIDSSKETLKGMVRKHINKKATVITDSLISYKGLDKEYTAHEVVNHLQEEFVRGQFHTNSVEGAFGLLKRGIIGIYHQVSIKHLERYCDEFAFRYNSRKIKDADRFKMSLGLIEGRLDYKTLTGKK
- a CDS encoding DUF2158 domain-containing protein codes for the protein MKNEFKIGDVVVFKSGSPKFTISGIENNLVSIIYWNGTDIKTNGWFDYALTKVE
- a CDS encoding SDR family NAD(P)-dependent oxidoreductase, which codes for MENIFNGKVAVVTGAGSGIGEAAAVLYARYGAKVIVSDIQEAGGTATVAAIEAAGGQAHFIQADVSDAAACEMLIRKSAEKYGAVDIAFNNAGIGGEINPVADMSLEAWHKVINVNLNSVFYCMKYELQQMTRQGSGVIVNMSSILGKVAFANSAAYVAAKHGVVGLSQNAAVEYAKQGIRVNVVGPAFINTPLLSALDENVKKALVQMHPAGRLGEAGEVAELVIWLSSDKASFVTGNYYAVDGGYLAV
- a CDS encoding Hsp20/alpha crystallin family protein — protein: MATQALAKLNERMPSIFDEFFKPWNAWFDNGMANRAFNLPAVNITEAPDEYIVSLAAPGLKKEDFKIDVSGNMLTISSEKEENKEEKGKKFNRREYNYASFSRSFTLPEEVNMEKITARYEDGVLKISLPCREQAKLVNAKQIAVQ